In Sesamum indicum cultivar Zhongzhi No. 13 linkage group LG1, S_indicum_v1.0, whole genome shotgun sequence, the sequence ACGGTCTACAAGGATCGCCACTGAGCACTTCGCATGACGAAGGACTTTTTGATTTGTTGTTCTTATGCCTTCCTTCCCGCTTTCTAGTTTTCCATCAATTCTTTGGTGCTTGTGAAAAGGTAGAATGATAATAGATGCTCTTGTAATCTCAGCAAATTCACATACATCAGCAAACATACTTGCAAAAGGTGATACGATCTTAACTTGATGAATAATGACCCCAGTCTCAACAGCAAAGATATCTACTGCTTCATTTATTTCTACCACATCATTACCACCATAATTATCATCATCACTAAGttcatcttcttccttttggtggtataataaatttgttttggttttcTCTGGAAGCTCAATTAGGTGCATCAAGTATGGAGTAATGGCAACATTCACAGGCCCTTTACATGCTGCAACTAGTCCTATCATGGTTGCCACCGGACGAGGCCCATGCACACAAGCTAGTAGTTTTAATTCACTCTCTGGGTATTGAAATTCCAAAGCAATGTGCTTATAACCAAGGATGTCACTTTCTCTTCTTACCATGAAGGCTATTACAGGTCCCCAGATCAAAGAATTGATTAAAACTACTGCCATCATCAAGTTGTAGAATATTTGGCTAGACGTGACCTGCATCAATATTTGACATTCAATATACGCATTTATTCATGTAAAAGTCAATTCAATGAATAtgaaatgtatattttataaaaccttttcctttttacagTACATGAAAGTTTATCAAAAGATCATATAAACTAGTTCTCAACAATTTTGGAAAAGCTTTTCACTCTTAACACTGAATATATCCAAATATAACGAAGACAGCTACAAAAAAAGACACTTACTTTACTCTCCACGCCGACTGTCAGAGCAAGCAAGTCAATATGGCCTTTCAAGTTcatcaagaaagaaagaagaaccCCTTCGTTCAATGGAATTTTTAGGTAAAAGCAAGCAGCTAGTGTGCCGGTTACTTTCCCTCCGATACAAAGTAGGAGAACGAGTGCAACTACAATAAAGTTACGGAAACTGTTTATTAGGGTGACATCTGCTTTGAATCCACTGTAGCCAAAGTACATGGGAAGAATGAAGTTGTGAACCACATATGAAAGTTTGATCAAAAGAGTCCGACCTGTTTTGCCTCCTCTAGGAAACAGTGCACCAATGAGGAAACAAACAATTATGCTGCTGAATCCCATAGTTTCAACAGATGTGGCAGCAACAAATAAGATTgctagaagaataaaaatttcagtGTTCTTGAGGTACTTTTGATTTCTATTCCTCCTATTTAGCCAATTTGctatatatttgttgacatAAATAACTGCCACGACAATGAAGAGATATAGAAGTCCAACCACAAACCAATTTGCAAAGTCATACTTTTGGTTGTGTCTTTGAAGTATAATCAATAAAACTACAGCATAGGAATCACTTATTAATGAGGAAGATATGGCCAACCTCCCAACATCAGTACTTGCAAACCTGAGATCATGTGCGAAGCGAATCACATATGGAGAGGCTGTGTTAGATAAGATTACTACTAGTATTAAGCCCATAGTAAATGCAGAACCGTGGCCTCCCATCTCTTGGTATATAAAGGAGGTAACGACTATGGCGAATATTGTACAAGTCAAACTGCTTCCACAAGCAATGACGCCCGCTACACGTATGTTGCGCATTAGATAAGGAAAATCTATCTGTAGCCCAATCAGAAACATGATGATAATTCTTGCATATAATGCCATGGTCTCATAGTAGTCAGCAGCATTGGTAAAAAAGAATGCTTTTACATTTTCAATGTGTGATAAACAAGACGGGCCTAGCACGAACCCTGCCTGCATTATGAAAGCAAAAGCAAAATGTAAGaaggattaaaaatatgatgttaaaaagaaaaaaagaaagatatgtAGTTCTTTAAAAGGAAATACCatgttgtaatagttgatgATGCTTGgtaaattattgagaaaaatataataaaatagcaaatgcaTGAATCAGAAGTGTGCAAAACGAATTAGTGATTAGTGTTTAGGCTAATCTTTCTTTTGGAGAAATACAATGTTAGGAACAATCATGAGTCCCTTCTTGAATCACCAAGATACCGAATAACATATTGGGTACTAGATTTCACATCTCTTCACATTATATTCTTCTAAACAAAGTCATGCTAATTGGTATATGTCATTATCAGCTACATATCCATCAACATTCCTAGTGTACCTCAGGATGCATTGTTCTAATGGAGGTCATGATGCATGTGACAAAATTTGAACATTAGATATTAACAACcaagatattaaataacaaactTCTCAATTCGAACAAAATCAATACAACCTTGTACTAGAACTTCCTAtagcaaattttcatttatacgTCTCCCAAAGTTCCTTTTTGGGCATTCAAAATGAAGCGCcactttcaaatataaatcttcCATCACTTAAACTAACACATTCGTTGACTCTGAGCCACTTCCTTTAATGGAAACGTACACCAAACTTTTGCTTCTACCACTTGACAATGGCAAGAACACAATACCTTTACTTCCATCACTTGGTTAAGTGGCAATGTACATaaactttttactttttcaattCTTCTGTTAAACTCTGTGTTATTCGTTGTATCCTCTCGTCGACCCATACATCAAATGGAGGgagtgaaatataatttccaaatattttcatttcctttCTCATTGGCACataccaaaaacaaatattttccatattcaagcaaacaaaacaatatattttttcgaaacaaaaattttccgGTGATaacatgtaaaaataattcatgcaatttttcaatatacGATAAGACTAGCAATATTTATGTGTTCTGATGACATACTTACGAGAATTTGCGCGACGGGTGCTGGTTGGCCTAAGGGCCTCAACAGAAGTAGGAAGAAATGCGAGATCACAAGCAGGCAAGCAATTTGTGCGCCCACCGCAAGGATGGGATTGAATAAGTCTCCCTTGACAAGGCAATCCGTATCATCCATCTTACACAAATTCCAGAAACCAAACCAATTGAATCAAAGATACTACAGAAActttttttgattaaattgagaaaaagatGGTAGCCTGCATTTCTTCCCTTTTCCTCGAAAGTTTCCGTCAGATTTTCTCTCTGCTATATTTAGgtgttgaaggttatatgaaTTGGGCAAGAGAGGGAGAATGGAGTTGGGAAAAGTTTTGCTCAATTACTTCCTTTAATTTAGTGGTGGATGAACGCAATAAACGGGTGAAAACAACTCAATTTTCTCTAAAGAGATTGCGAGCTGTGTTTGGTTAcattttgaaatgttttgcGGTAACATCTAATTACATGTATTTCAGACACttgagaacaaaaaaaaaataattttttcggtAATTTACCGAACTGAACTGAATTTTTTGCGCAATTCTCGATTGGTACGGCGTACGAAGTTTTGGTATGCTATAAGTGAACAGACACCCTTACTGCATTCATGTTTAATAgtattaaaattgcattcacAATCGAAAAGCAGGTTTTGATAGCTCAAATGAGGACCATACAGTGTGATAAACCTACTTTCTGGCACGAGAGCAGCTTCAAATCGCTCTTAAAGTAACATTTTCTGACTTCAGCAGTCCCATGTAAGTGTTCTCAGTGAACTCCATTTACAACAGGTGAAGAAAGGAGCTACAAACGGCCTGAGAATTCTCCCAAAAatctgtttatatatataaacataagtATGTCCCACACATATTGCTAGTACGTATACGAGTACTGAAAAGCATATGTTAAcgcaaaaattattgttaggATGTATACAAATACTGAAAAGCACATGTTAAGGCGAAAATGTAAAGCAGCAATTGAACTACTTTGGCTGTGTCTTGTGGTGTTTCAGAGCTTCAAAACGAGCAGCAAGCGCGTCATAATCAGGCAACTTTGGATGAACACGTCGAGCTGGAACCTGTGGCGCTGGGCGATCAGGTGGGTAATTAGTACCCATTGTCGGCTGCTGGCCCAGCTTCCCCAGGTCGTCATCATCGTCATTAACATCATCATATTCATCATATCTGACACCTGATTGAGCAGGTGGAATATTATAGCTATGCCTTCGATTGATTCTCCTCGTGTCAATGCTTGGTGGTTTTTCCATCTCAATTTCTTCATCGCAATCTGATTCATCAAACTTGATATCCGTTTCCGCTCTCCGACAATTATAGCTTTGACTGCGAAACATCTTTCCACCATCATTAGCGCTTTGCTCATTTTGGACATTGAGATGATGAGAGTATACGGGACTATCTGCCTTCTTCATTCTTTGATCGTCAGTGGAATATTCAGCTCGAGAATTTGGCAAACTATTCGGTGTCAACTTTCCAGTGGAATAATGAGAAACGCAATTCAGACCAACAACACTAGCCTCATTCACACCCTGGTGAGAAGCAGACATCGGTTTGCCTCCATATGCAGCTAGAAGGGCAGCTGCTTCAGCAGCAGCAAGTGCTTTCTCAGCAGCAACTCCAGCAGCTGATGCCAGGTCttgaaaattcattatattgcTTGGTGCTCTGTTCAAGATTATGAACTTTTGTGAGTGAAAATGGAGAACACCACTGCTAATACAAGTTTACAAACTTTTACATATCAAGCTATTCCAAATGGGGGCGTAAGCATTGAATCAAGTCCTGAAAGGAAGGTAATGATAAAGTTTCTTTCTCCATCAGAAACTTAGAGGGAAGGTCTTCATAATTCCAAATAAGGAGAGGTATCTCAGGGGAGATAgttataattaaccctatttATATAAAGCACCCTCCCAACATCATAGATGGTGAAATACATGAATTTCATGGTTAAATAAGTTATCAGAGTTATTACCTGTTTGATGCAATATCTGGCACAGGAGATTGCTTTGGTACTGGTTTCAAAGGTAAACTTGTAGCGCTTACAAAACCGTTTGGTCCTTCCtaaagaaagaacaaatagCAGAGAATAAGAGAGGAGACAAAGTTATATACAGCAATACGTGCATGCAGGGCAGCATGTGCATGAGTGTGTGCATATAGGATTGCGTCTGGGgcgtgggtgtgtgtgggtatcTGAGAAAGAAGAGACAGCAGAAATATGGGGAATGAGAATACAATACGCTCTTCTGGAGGCTTCAATAACTCTGCCTCGGATTCCGTTGTGTCCCATTCGACCTGGTATTCCTTGGCTATTTCCTTCAAAACTTTCAGTTTTATTTCACCAGATGGGGTCTTAACAGAGAGCTTTTCAATAAGCTGCAACAGAAAAAGGTGATTCAAGTGCAAGCTTTTCACAGAACAATACGGTTTCGATTCCATCAACCAACAATTTTTGGTATGATGTCTGTGTTAGAAATGTATAACCTTAAAAAACCAGCACAAAGACAATGGAAAAGATCCAGCAGAAATGCTACTCTATTCCAAGATACTGTGTTTAGATCTAACTTTAGAAAAATGTTGGGAATACATACCATGCGATTCACACCAGCATTGGGTCGTAAATCAGTTGCTGCAGATACAAAATCCTTCCCATATTTCTTCTGGAAAACGTCCCGAATTGACAACAGCTCTGGAATATCTGAGCATCGAGGCGCTGCAAATATTAAGCTTGCTATCCCTTCTTTAAGGTCAGCTGGGCATTCCCTGGAAAAGTTGAATGGGAGATGGAaccaatttttattcttcataCAACAAAACTGTANNNNNNNNNNNNNNNNNNNNNNNNNNNNNNNNNNNNNNNNNNNNNNNNNNNNNNNNNNNNNNNNNNNNNNNNNNNNNNNNNNNNNNNNNNNNNNNNNNNNNNNNNNNNNNNNNNNNNNNNNNNNNNNNNNNNNNNNNNNNNNNNNNNNNNNNNNNNNNNNNNNNNNNNNNNNNNNNNNNNNNNNNNNNNNNNNNNNNNNNNNNNNNNNNNNNNNNNNNNNNNNNNNNNNNNNNNNNNNNNNNNNNNNNNNNNNNNNNNNNNNNNNNNNNNNNNNNNNNNNNNNNNNNNNNNNNNNNNNNNNNNNNNNNNNNNNNNNNNNNNNNNNNNNNNNNNNNNNNNNNNNNNNNNNNNNNNNNNNNNNNNNNNNNNNNNNNNNNNNNNNNNNNNNNNNNNGCACCTTTGTTTTGCAATGATAGAAAGTCTGGCCACCACTAGCTCACAGAAAAGCTCAATTAACTCATTTGCAGCCATTATATTCTGTTCTCTTATCACATGTTCAACCTATACAACACATGTGAGAATGCTTTGGTAAGGGGTCACTACACGAGTTCATAAAGATTAATATGCAACTATACATGTACTATGCAGATAATCCTTGCAATAAGATAATTCACTTACTTCTTCAAGTGTAAAATGAATAAAGATAGTAAATTGGGTTTCTTATGATGCGTGCCAGGACAAAAACGATTGGACTTGGATGTAATGTACCTCAGCAGTCTGACTTATACATCAACATTTTGTATGATGGACTTGGATGCCAACCAGATCAAATAACTGAAATCTTAAGTACGATTGAAAGCACAAGAACACATCAAAATGGAAACTTCAGTCCGCCCTACAAAAGTTTGCCCACCCACTACTTTCCAGAACAAAAACTTTAGACAGACCTACATCAGTTCAACGAATAGCTGATCAAAtacaaaaggaaaatcaaCAATTTGCTCCTTTAATATCCCCAATCCAACGTCAAGGGTTCTTTACTAAAAAATTTCCTACCCCTTCAACCTATGTTGCTTTACCAGCACCCGGACCTTTTCTCTTAAGATTCATTGGCCAAATCTTGATCTTAATGACCCGAAACTAAACCTAAGCACCTATTCAAGCAATACACAGATGAATATAACGCTGAAAAACAATCATAATGAGTaacaatccaaaaaaaaacaagaatcaaaCTACTAAAAAaggcaaataaaaaatttactcgAATACGAGCAGTGGAATCTTGACCAGACTCAAGTAGCATAGCAATATCACGCCTCATCTGCTTTATCACCACCTCTCTCTTGTTCCTCAGCAGTTTGACTCTCGCCACCGCCATTTTCGACATTGTTTTGCttcagaaaagaaagaacagcAAAAACAAACTCAGCCCACTATACTCAACCGCAAATCCATCgctttacaagaaaaaaaaaattgaaaaaaataagaatcaCCATTTGGAAGGGTTGAATCCGCGAGAGAAGAGCGAAAGACCCATTCTGACGGCCTTCTTCCAGTGGGCGCTCGCCACAGTCATTTTCGTCTTCCGCTTATCCCTATTTGTATAGGAATCTGCCCCGAGAAGGAAGAATGGAGCGTGACaggaaaagagaagagaagaggtGAGGTGGTGGACAGACTATAACGGTCGAATAGCAAAGgaaatcattttcatttaaaaatagaaattgtaGTGACGTGGCAGATTTCGGGGAAGATGATCCGACGGCCGCTTTTATTGAATTGGGAAATGGAGCCGTTACATGACTCGACTACACATCACTGGCACTGCTGCTGCTGTAGCTCAACGAATCCTAAGAAATACTGTTCCAAAATTGTCCCACGCAATATATGatgttgcattttttattttacagtttatgagtttaaaatatttgatcttataaaataaaaattttaatatatttgatctcataaaacaaaatattttatttcaaatactataatttttaacttaaaaaattaaatttattaagccCATAAACTATAAAATCACAAGTATAACACTTTTTATCATACACGTTAAAAGCACAATTTCCCCACATAGGGTAGTTCTTTTGTTTAAGATCTATTATTACCAGCAGAAGTGGCATATTTGATTGatgttcttaatttttttatattaattatttatttttatatggtacGTACTtgttcttatttaatatttttatgtgaactaattattcaaaaaatattattttaaaaaataattttgaaggaGTAAATCAGAaagaatatgataaataaactctttttctcatttcctgtattatttttagagaaaaacgagagtaaaattaaagataa encodes:
- the LOC105162656 gene encoding cation/H(+) antiporter 2 isoform X1; protein product: MDDTDCLVKGDLFNPILAVGAQIACLLVISHFFLLLLRPLGQPAPVAQILAGFVLGPSCLSHIENVKAFFFTNAADYYETMALYARIIIMFLIGLQIDFPYLMRNIRVAGVIACGSSLTCTIFAIVVTSFIYQEMGGHGSAFTMGLILVVILSNTASPYVIRFAHDLRFASTDVGRLAISSSLISDSYAVVLLIILQRHNQKYDFANWFVVGLLYLFIVVAVIYVNKYIANWLNRRNRNQKYLKNTEIFILLAILFVAATSVETMGFSSIIVCFLIGALFPRGGKTGRTLLIKLSYVVHNFILPMYFGYSGFKADVTLINSFRNFIVVALVLLLCIGGKVTGTLAACFYLKIPLNEGVLLSFLMNLKGHIDLLALTVGVESKVTSSQIFYNLMMAVVLINSLIWGPVIAFMVRRESDILGYKHIALEFQYPESELKLLACVHGPRPVATMIGLVAACKGPVNVAITPYLMHLIELPEKTKTNLLYHQKEEDELSDDDNYGGNDVVEINEAVDIFAVETGVIIHQVKIVSPFASMFADVCEFAEITRASIIILPFHKHQRIDGKLESGKEGIRTTNQKVLRHAKCSVAILVDRGLTAGTMHTSDSGSLQHIAMLFFGGPDDREALGLSKRLGMHHHINLTVIRFLHASEQKESLKANTAQGEEDVLMAISDHDPDNEADNIALTDFFNRFVTSGQVGYIEKLVENGGETASALRDMADMYAMFIVGKRSRGHSTLTTGMSDWEECPELGKVGDFLASSDFDLSGSVLVIQQHRHSRPGDDDQ
- the LOC105162656 gene encoding cation/H(+) antiporter 1 isoform X2; its protein translation is MALYARIIIMFLIGLQIDFPYLMRNIRVAGVIACGSSLTCTIFAIVVTSFIYQEMGGHGSAFTMGLILVVILSNTASPYVIRFAHDLRFASTDVGRLAISSSLISDSYAVVLLIILQRHNQKYDFANWFVVGLLYLFIVVAVIYVNKYIANWLNRRNRNQKYLKNTEIFILLAILFVAATSVETMGFSSIIVCFLIGALFPRGGKTGRTLLIKLSYVVHNFILPMYFGYSGFKADVTLINSFRNFIVVALVLLLCIGGKVTGTLAACFYLKIPLNEGVLLSFLMNLKGHIDLLALTVGVESKVTSSQIFYNLMMAVVLINSLIWGPVIAFMVRRESDILGYKHIALEFQYPESELKLLACVHGPRPVATMIGLVAACKGPVNVAITPYLMHLIELPEKTKTNLLYHQKEEDELSDDDNYGGNDVVEINEAVDIFAVETGVIIHQVKIVSPFASMFADVCEFAEITRASIIILPFHKHQRIDGKLESGKEGIRTTNQKVLRHAKCSVAILVDRGLTAGTMHTSDSGSLQHIAMLFFGGPDDREALGLSKRLGMHHHINLTVIRFLHASEQKESLKANTAQGEEDVLMAISDHDPDNEADNIALTDFFNRFVTSGQVGYIEKLVENGGETASALRDMADMYAMFIVGKRSRGHSTLTTGMSDWEECPELGKVGDFLASSDFDLSGSVLVIQQHRHSRPGDDDQ
- the LOC105162673 gene encoding uncharacterized protein LOC105162673, with translation MTVASAHWKKAVRMGLSLFSRGFNPSKCKTMSKMAVARVKLLRNKREVVIKQMRRDIAMLLESGQDSTARIRVEHVIREQNIMAANELIELFCELVVARLSIIAKQRECPADLKEGIASLIFAAPRCSDIPELLSIRDVFQKKYGKDFVSAATDLRPNAGVNRMLIEKLSVKTPSGEIKLKVLKEIAKEYQVEWDTTESEAELLKPPEERIEGPNGFVSATSLPLKPVPKQSPVPDIASNRAPSNIMNFQDLASAAGVAAEKALAAAEAAALLAAYGGKPMSASHQGVNEASVVGLNCVSHYSTGKLTPNSLPNSRAEYSTDDQRMKKADSPVYSHHLNVQNEQSANDGGKMFRSQSYNCRRAETDIKFDESDCDEEIEMEKPPSIDTRRINRRHSYNIPPAQSGVRYDEYDDVNDDDDDLGKLGQQPTMGTNYPPDRPAPQVPARRVHPKLPDYDALAARFEALKHHKTQPK